A stretch of the Chelonia mydas isolate rCheMyd1 chromosome 5, rCheMyd1.pri.v2, whole genome shotgun sequence genome encodes the following:
- the LOC102942255 gene encoding 40S ribosomal protein S23, with amino-acid sequence MGKCRGLRTARKLRSHRRDQKWHDKQYKKAHLGTALKANPFGGASHAKGIVLEKVGVEAKQPNSAIRKCVRVQLIKNGKKITAFVPNDGCLNFIEENDEVLVAGFGRKGHAVGDIPGVRFKVVKVANVSLLALYKGKKERPRS; translated from the exons ATGG GTAAGTGCCGTGGGCTTCGCACCGCTAGAAAGCTGCGCAGCCACCGACGGGATCAGAAATGGCACGACAAGCAGTACAAGAAGGCCCACTTGGGTACTGCCCTGAAAGCCAACCCCTTTGGAGGAGCTTCCCATGCGAAGGGAATTGTCCTGGAAAAAGT TGGTGTAGAGGCTAAACAGCCCAATTCAGCCATCAGGAAATGTGTCCGAGTCCAGCTGATCAAGAATGGCAAGAAAATAACAGCCTTTGTTCCTAATGATGGTTGCTTGAATTTCATTGAG GAAAACGATGAAGTTCTGGTTGCTGGCTTTGGTCGGAAAGGTCATGCTGTTGGTGATATTCCTGGAGTTCGCTTCAAGGTTGTCAAAGTAGCCAATGTTTCCCTCTTAGCCTTGTACAAAGGCAAGAAGGAGAGACCAAGATCATAA